A genome region from Anopheles stephensi strain Indian chromosome 2, UCI_ANSTEP_V1.0, whole genome shotgun sequence includes the following:
- the LOC118504143 gene encoding insulin-like growth factor-binding protein complex acid labile subunit, with translation MTLIISWIFILGLIVPDLSSSLLHCPHRCHCDDEKLDVNCEEGHLDVLPIALNPSIQRLVIKNNKIRIIDSSIQFYSELTLLDLSLNYLFNIPDRTFGHQRKLQQLHLNHNKISTISNRTFVGLGELLVLNLRGNLIDQIDALTFTPLAKLEELNLGQNRIASVGLSVSAFVGIGDLKILLLDDNLLSVIPSAETLRPIDKLAELYIGTNSLVTVEDGAFQVLSELTLLDLRSSLLPNVSEGTFSGIENLKSLNLADNRFVHVPSSPLAVLRRLEELEIGQNHFESVPAHAFRGLPNLKRFELKGSLYLRRIERAAFQTNTNLESIVIESNKALTVLEEATFAGLLYLKHLSLRNNGLERLDEGMLSWNSLRTVDISDNPINCDCYYSKLLQRLQSAARVSYNATGCPHHLPDQWECEYMLEKNKNLISVVVPLVAIVTAIALAFYRFRGLLREYVKNGCKSKAAASTTPAGPAGMPVLPPIGRSELSTVVDYEKTLADDDYVIRSSNLYHGGVGQPILNGYPLYLQQNPSVYYNKPLPITEL, from the coding sequence ATGACACTCATCATATCGTGGATCTTCATACTCGGACTGATCGTACCAGATCTGTCATCGAGCCTGCTGCACTGTCCGCACCGGTGCCACTGTGACGATGAAAAGCTGGACGTAAACTGTGAGGAAGGCCATCTGGACGTACTGCCGATCGCGCTCAATCCCTCGATCCAGCGACTCGTAATAAAGAACAACAAGATCCGCATCATTGACTCATCGATCCAGTTCTACTCCGAGCTGACGCTGCTCGATCTTAGCTTAAACTATTTGTTCAACATCCCGGATCGTACCTTCGGCCACCAGCGTAAGCTGCAGCAGTTGCATCTGAACCACAACAAGATCAGCACTATCTCGAACCGAACGTTTGTCGGGTTGGGTGAGCTGTTGGTGCTGAATCTGCGAGGGAATTTGATCGATCAGATCGATGCCCTAACGTTTACACCGTTGGCAAAATTGGAGGAGCTAAACCTCGGTCAGAATCGAATCGCTAGCGTTGGGTTGTCCGTGAGTGCGTTTGTGGGCATCGGTGATCTCAAGAtactgctgctggacgacAATCTGCTGAGTGTGATTCCTTCGGCGGAAACGCTCCGGCCCATCGATAAGCTGGCTGAGCTGTACATTGGCACCAACTCGCTCGTGACTGTGGAGGATGGAGCGTTCCAGGTCCTCTCGGAACTTACGCTGCTGGATCTGAGGAGTAGCTTACTGCCTAACGTATCGGAAGGTACATTCAGCGGGATCGAGAACCTGAAGTCACTTAACCTAGCCGATAATCGATTCGTGCACGTGCCATCGTCACCGCTCGCTGTACTGCGTCGACTAGAAGAGCTGGAAATTGGACAGAATCACTTCGAGTCGGTACCGGCTCACGCATTTCGTGGACTGCCCAATCTGAAGCGGTTCGAGCTGAAGGGTTCCCTGTACTTGCGACGTATCGAGCGTGCTGcctttcaaacaaacacaaacctaGAATCGATAGTAATCGAATCGAACAAAGCACTGACCGTGCTGGAAGAAGCCACGTTCGCTGGATTGCTTTACCTGAAGCATTTAAGTCTACGCAATAACGGACTCGAACGGCTGGACGAAGGTATGCTGTCGTGGAACAGTTTGCGCACGGTCGACATCTCCGATAACCCGATCAACTGTGATTGCTACTACTCAAAACTGTTGCAACGACTTCAATCGGCTGCTCGCGTCAGTTACAACGCAACCGGGTGTCCCCATCATCTGCCCGATCAGTGGGAGTGTGAGTATATGCTGGAGAAGAACAAGAACCTGATCTCCGTTGTGGTACCGCTGGTCGCGATCGTCACTGCAATTGCGTTGGCTTTCTATCGCTTCCGTGGACTGCTGCGTGAGTACGTGAAGAATGGTTGCAAGAGTAAGGCAGCGGCGAGTACAACACCGGCCGGACCGGCCGGCATGCCCGTGCTGCCTCCGATCGGCCGTTCGGAGCTTTCAACCGTGGTGGACTACGAGAAAACGCTCGCCGATGATGACTACGTTATACGGTCCAGCAACCTGTACCATGGGGGCGTCGGACAGCCCATCCTCAACGGCTACCCGTTGTATCTGCAGCAGAACCCGAGCGTTTACTACAACAAGCCACTACCGATTACCGAGTTATAG